From a single Larimichthys crocea isolate SSNF chromosome XIII, L_crocea_2.0, whole genome shotgun sequence genomic region:
- the ddc gene encoding aromatic-L-amino-acid decarboxylase: protein MDGAEFRRRGKEMVDYVADYLEKIEQRPVYPDVEPGYLRSLIPTEAPLEAESYDDILKDVERVIMPGVTHWHSPYFFAYYPAASSYPAMLADMLCGGIGCIGFTWAASPACTELETVMLDWLGKMLHLPEQFLAGTHGHGGGVIQATASEATLMSLLAARCKAVRRVQASNPEQSEGEIFSKLVAYTSDQAHSSVERAGLIGGVIMRKIPTDDSYAVKGEILKNMVKEDKAAGLIPFFFCATLGTTPSCAFDHITELGPVCNEENMWMHIDAAYAGSAFICPEFRPLLNGVEFADSFNFNTHKWLLVNFDCSAMWVKNRADIVGAFKIEPLYLKHENQESGLVTDYRHWQIPLGRRFRSLKLWFVFRMYGLTGLQAHIRKHVGLAKEFESLVRADKRFEICAKVILGLVCFRLKGSNELNQNLLKRINDSKEIHLVPCQLSGRFVLRFAICARATESQHIQQAWRHITQLTFELLQEPDH from the exons ATGGATGGAGCAGAGTTTCGCCGTAGAGGGAAGGAGATGGTCGACTATGTGGCTGACTACCTGGAGAAGATAGAACAGCGCCCCGTCTACCCAGATGTGGAACCAGGGTATCTTCGTTCCTTGATCCCCACTGAGGCCCCACTGGAAGCAGAGAGTTATGATGATATTCTGAAAGATGTGGAGAGGGTCATAATGCCAGGG GTCACCCACTGGCACAGCCCATACTTCTTCGCCTACTATCCAGCTGCTTCCTCTTACCCTGCCATGCTGGCCGACATGCTGTGCGGAGGAATTGGCTGTATTGGATTCACCTGG gctgcCAGTCCAGCCTGTACAGAGCTGGAGACAGTGATGTTAGATTGGTTGGGGAAGATGCTGCACCTGCCTGAGCAGTTTTTAGCTGGGACTCATGGTCATGGAGGAGGTGTCATCCAG GCTACAGCCAGTGAGGCAACTCTGATGTCCTTGCTTGCTGCCCGCTGTAAAGCAGTTCGACGGGTCCAGGCCTCTAACCCTGAACAATCGGAGGGTGAAATCTTCTCCAAACTGGTGGCATACACATCTGACCAA GCTCATTCTTCAGTAGAGCGTGCTGGTCTCATTGGTGGTGTGATAATGAGGAAGATTCCTACAGATGACAGCTATGCTGTCAAGGGGGAAATACTTAAAAATATGGTGAAAGAGGACAAAGCAGCCGGACTCATCCCATtcttt ttctGTGCGACTCTTGGCACCACTCCATCATGTGCCTTTGATCACATCACAGAGCTGGGGCCAGTAT GTAATGAGGAAAATATGTGGATGCACATTGATGCAGCATATGCTGGAAGTGCATTTATCTGTCCCGAATTCAGGCCCCTGTTAAATGGTGTTGAG TTTGCAGACTCTTTcaacttcaacacacacaaatggcttCTGGTAAACTTTGACTGCTCTGCGATGTG GGTGAAGAACAGAGCAGACATTGTTGGAGCCTTCAAGATTGAACCACTCtacctgaaacatgaaaaccAAGAGTCAG GGCTGGTCACAGATTATAGG CATTGGCAGATTCCATTGGGAAGAAGATTTCGCTCACTAAAGTTGTGGTTTGTCTTCCGTATGTATGGGCTCACAGGTCTGCAGGCTCATATACGCAAG CACGTGGGCCTGGCCAAGGAGTTTGAGAGTTTGGTAAGGGCAGATAAGAGGTTTGAGATCTGTGCCAAGGTCATCTTGGGATTGGTCTGCTTCAGGCTCAAG GGCTCCAACGAGCTGAACCAGAACTTGCTGAAAAGGATCAATGACAGCAAAGAAATCCACCTGGTGCCTTGCCAGCTCTCCGGCCGCTTTGTCCTGCGCTTTGCCATCTGCGCACGCGCTACCGAGTCACAGCACATCCAGCAAGCATGGCGGCACATCACACAGCTGACCTTTGAGCTTTTGCAGGAACCCGATCATTGA
- the entpd3 gene encoding ectonucleoside triphosphate diphosphohydrolase 3 yields MASKQPMGYKCRIAVVLLVLLASIAALVAVAVIQDTWSSKEYSIEYGIVIDSGSSRSNVFLYEWPGEKQNETGVVTEKENCRVAGNGISEMNVDPEKDAQSWKGFQTCMDKITKAIPAEKHKTTPIYLGATAGMRLLHERDEQRSNAIMANLTRYLSSLAFDFKTASIISGQEEGLYGWVTVNYLMGNFLEKNLWNTYIRPEGAKTVGSMDLGGASTQIAFVVVDDHKGPDYMHIKLYGYSYSVYTHSFLCYGKNEADKRILDKIIQESSDPAYIVNPCYPEGYNTTMKASSIYDSECTEKPKDYNPDQEFLMVGEPDSEKCKSIVKSIFDFKTCNSTQCSFDGVEQPPVTGDFMAYAGFFFIARALNLVGTSEMDQFNTSLTEFCNSSLQLRKEKHWISERYLRTYCHGAHYVFTLLTDGYKFEKETWKNINFEKQVRNTSIGWSLGYMLTMSNMIPSEVKYTYPMTDPVFAGLIFLFSALTIITVVLVFIILIRICY; encoded by the exons ATGGCCTCCAAGCAGCCAATGGGCTACAAGTGTCGCATAGCAGTAGTGCTGCTTGTCCTTTTGGCCAGTATCGCTGCccttgttgctgttgctgtcatCCAGGACACCTGGAGTTCTAAAGAGTACAGCATAGAG tATGGCATAGTGATAGACTCGGGTTCATCTCGTTCTAATGTGTTCCTGTACGAGTGGCCAGGGGAGAAGCAGAATGAAACAGGAGTGGTGACTGAGAAAGAAAATTGTAGAGTTGCTG GTAATGGTATCTCAGAGATGAACGTTGACCCAGAAAAAGATGCACAATCGTGGAAAGGATTCCAAACCTGCATGGACAAGATCACCAAAGCCATTcctgctgaaaaacacaaaactacacCTATCTATCTGGGAGCTACTGCTGGGATGAGACTGCTACA TGAGCGGGATGAACAGAGGTCCAATGCAATCATGGCAAATCTCACAAGATACCTGAGCTCTTTGGCATTTGACTTCAAAACTGCTTCAATCATTAGTGGTCAAGAAGAAGGGCTGTATGGGTGGGTCACTGTCAATTACCTCATGGGAAACTTCCTAGAG AAAAACCTGTGGAACACATATATTCGCCCAGAAGGGGCGAAGACTGTAGGGTCCATGGACCTCGGTGGAGCATCAACACAGATCGCCTTTGTGGTCGTGGATGATCACAAGGGCCCTGACTACATGCATATCAAACTGTATGGTTATTCttacagtgtgtacacacacagtttcctctGCTATGGCAAAAATGAGGCTGATAAGAGGATTCTGGACAAAATAATCCAA GAATCCTCTGACCCAGCCTACATTGTTAACCCATGCTACCCTGAAGGTTACAACACCACCATGAAGGCCTCATCCATCTATGACTCAGAGTGCACAGAGAAACCAAAAGACTACAACCCTGATCAAGAATTCTTAATGGTGGGAGAGCCCGACTCAGAAAAGTGCAAGAGCATTGTGAAGTCCATATTTGATTTTAAGACTTGTAACTCAACTCAATGTTCCTTCGATGGGGTTGAACAGCCACCTGTCACTGGAGATTTTATG GCATATGCAGGATTCTTCTTCATTGCCAGGGCGCTGAACCTGGTGGGCACATCAGAAATGGATCAATTCAACACCTCACTTACGGAATTCTGCAA ctcttccttgcagttaaggaaagaaaagcatTGGATATCTGAAAGATACCTTAGGACTTACTGTCATGGAGCTCACTATGTCTTCACTTTGCTGACAGATGGATACAAGTTTGAGAAAGAGACCTGGAAAAACATTAACTTCGAAAAACAG GTAAGGAACACCAGCATTGGTTGGAGTTTGGGCTACATGCTGACTATGTCCAACATGATCCCGTCTGAAGTGAAATATACATACCCCATGACCGACCCCGTCTTTGCCGGGCTTATCTTTCTATTTTCAGCACTAACCATCATAACTGTTGTCTTAGTTTTCATCATCCTCATTCGCATCTGCTACTGA